One Halobaculum roseum DNA segment encodes these proteins:
- a CDS encoding ArsA family ATPase: MSDIDVEPVDEIDDPDDPADADEVDAGDGAGGDDAAPSRMGAGIDVRGAAGLDGPDAPEYVLYGGKGGVGKTTCAAATALASAHDGVATLVVSTDPAHSLSDTLDTDIPAHPSRIREDVPLYAAEIDPDAAMEEGMFGAGMATGGEDDDAGAAAGGDAGDDTGSGAGENPLGGLGGMGEAMADSPMGGMLGGTMPGADEAAAMRQLLEHLDDPRFDRVVVDTAPTGHTLRLLQLPETLDSMVGRIMKLKQQFSGMMEGMKGMFGMGDGAAGEPDLDELKERITRLRETLQDPTKTDFRVVMVPEEMSVVESERLVKRLDEFSIPVNTLVVNRVMEDPREVAEFGDGVDPSWIVTPNLEDCEFCQRRWEVQQNSLAKATDLYRGRDVKRVPLLADEVRGENALRVVAACLA, encoded by the coding sequence ATGAGCGATATCGACGTGGAGCCGGTCGACGAGATCGACGACCCCGACGACCCCGCGGACGCCGACGAGGTCGATGCCGGCGACGGCGCCGGCGGCGACGACGCGGCGCCGTCGCGGATGGGCGCGGGGATCGACGTGCGCGGCGCGGCCGGGCTCGACGGCCCGGACGCCCCGGAGTACGTCCTCTACGGCGGGAAGGGGGGCGTCGGCAAGACGACGTGCGCGGCCGCGACCGCGCTGGCGAGCGCCCACGACGGCGTCGCGACGCTCGTCGTGTCGACCGACCCGGCGCACTCGCTGTCGGACACGCTCGACACCGACATCCCCGCCCACCCGTCGCGTATTCGCGAGGACGTGCCGCTGTACGCGGCGGAGATCGACCCCGACGCCGCGATGGAGGAGGGGATGTTCGGCGCGGGGATGGCGACCGGCGGCGAGGACGACGACGCCGGGGCTGCGGCCGGCGGCGATGCGGGAGACGATACGGGTTCGGGGGCCGGCGAGAACCCCCTCGGCGGCCTCGGCGGGATGGGCGAGGCGATGGCCGACTCGCCGATGGGCGGGATGCTCGGCGGGACGATGCCCGGCGCCGACGAGGCGGCCGCGATGCGCCAACTGCTCGAACACCTCGACGACCCGCGCTTCGACCGCGTGGTCGTCGACACCGCACCCACCGGGCACACGCTCCGCCTGCTCCAACTCCCCGAGACGCTCGACTCGATGGTCGGGCGGATCATGAAACTCAAACAGCAGTTCTCCGGGATGATGGAGGGGATGAAGGGGATGTTCGGGATGGGCGACGGCGCCGCCGGGGAGCCCGACCTCGACGAGCTGAAGGAGCGCATCACGCGGCTGCGCGAGACGTTGCAGGACCCCACGAAGACGGACTTCCGGGTCGTGATGGTGCCCGAGGAGATGAGCGTCGTCGAGTCCGAGCGGCTCGTCAAGCGGCTGGACGAGTTCTCCATCCCGGTGAACACGCTCGTCGTCAACCGCGTGATGGAGGACCCGCGCGAGGTCGCGGAGTTCGGCGACGGCGTCGACCCCTCGTGGATCGTCACGCCGAACCTGGAGGACTGTGAGTTCTGCCAGCGTCGCTGGGAGGTGCAGCAGAACAGCCTCGCGAAGGCGACCGACCTCTACCGCGGCCGCGACGTGAAGCGCGTCCCCCTGCTCGCCGACGAGGTTCGCGGGGAGAACGCCCTGCGAGTCGTCGCCGCCTGTCTGGCCTGA